One Halovivax ruber XH-70 genomic region harbors:
- a CDS encoding endonuclease III domain-containing protein — protein MSEESDGDPADADEPTVNISGGASGGGAAATFDPGTADSRAERVVDRLGELYWQKTYGGQDAFTCLVRTILSQNTSDVASQPAHDALIERYGPDGGEADENGHEGATDGETESTSDLAATLADADREEIAETISAAGLYNQKSRMIQEAAEWVRTEFGTAPAFDAYVRETAPATVRDELLSVHGVGPKTADCVLLFAGGQDGVYPVDTHVHRISRRLGIAPPEAGHEGVREALETTVPGPKCGFGHTAMIQFGREYCTARKPACLDGTEACPLAGECDRVGVDIEAQSVVDPAEAD, from the coding sequence ATGAGCGAGGAGTCCGACGGTGACCCCGCGGACGCGGACGAACCCACCGTCAACATTAGCGGTGGCGCCAGCGGCGGTGGTGCGGCCGCGACGTTCGATCCGGGGACGGCCGACTCCCGGGCGGAGCGGGTCGTGGATCGCCTCGGCGAACTGTACTGGCAGAAGACCTACGGCGGGCAGGACGCCTTCACCTGCCTCGTCCGAACGATTCTGAGCCAGAACACCAGCGACGTGGCGAGCCAACCGGCCCACGACGCGTTGATCGAGCGGTACGGGCCCGACGGCGGGGAGGCCGACGAAAACGGCCACGAGGGGGCAACCGACGGCGAGACGGAATCCACATCCGATCTCGCGGCAACGTTGGCCGATGCCGATCGCGAAGAAATCGCCGAGACGATCAGCGCTGCCGGACTCTACAACCAGAAGTCCCGGATGATCCAGGAAGCGGCCGAGTGGGTTCGCACGGAGTTCGGAACGGCACCCGCGTTCGACGCGTACGTCAGAGAAACGGCGCCGGCCACGGTCAGAGACGAACTCCTGTCCGTCCACGGCGTCGGGCCGAAGACAGCCGACTGCGTGTTGCTCTTCGCCGGTGGGCAGGACGGAGTCTATCCCGTCGATACACACGTCCACCGGATCAGCCGCCGGCTCGGCATCGCCCCACCCGAAGCGGGTCACGAGGGCGTCCGCGAAGCGCTCGAAACGACCGTCCCGGGCCCAAAATGCGGCTTCGGTCACACGGCGATGATCCAGTTCGGTCGCGAGTACTGCACTGCTCGCAAACCAGCGTGCCTCGATGGCACCGAGGCCTGTCCGCTCGCCGGGGAGTGCGATCGGGTCGGCGTCGATATCGAGGCTCAGTCTGTGGTCGATCCAGCAGAGGCGGACTGA
- a CDS encoding PH domain-containing protein — protein sequence MLIDARPAWTAWMVHLVVAIVAGLGGLLADESGMQLFGILIAAAIVGYVWFQRKKVRYLVTDRRILVVTGISSRSTNEAWMVDVRGMQTGASFMERLLGHGHITVSTDILSQGSLLASRLNGMTLGGISNYEDVAAVIRKRQAQEKH from the coding sequence GTGCTGATCGATGCACGACCGGCGTGGACCGCGTGGATGGTCCACCTCGTCGTCGCGATCGTCGCCGGTCTCGGCGGGCTCCTCGCCGACGAATCCGGGATGCAGCTCTTCGGCATCTTGATCGCGGCGGCGATCGTCGGCTACGTCTGGTTTCAGCGCAAGAAAGTCCGGTATCTCGTGACCGACAGGCGAATTCTCGTCGTAACGGGAATCAGTTCCAGATCGACGAACGAGGCCTGGATGGTCGACGTCCGCGGCATGCAGACCGGCGCCTCGTTCATGGAGCGACTGCTCGGGCACGGCCACATCACGGTCTCGACCGATATCCTCTCCCAGGGATCACTGCTCGCCAGCCGGCTGAACGGGATGACTCTCGGCGGCATCAGTAACTACGAGGATGTCGCCGCTGTGATCAGAAAGCGACAGGCCCAGGAAAAGCACTAG